A single Lactuca sativa cultivar Salinas chromosome 8, Lsat_Salinas_v11, whole genome shotgun sequence DNA region contains:
- the LOC111903378 gene encoding protein EXPORTIN 1A has protein sequence MAAEKLRDLSHPIDVALLDATVAAFYGTGSKEERTAADHILRELQNNPDMWLQVVHILSNTQSMNTKFFSLQVLEGVIKYRWNVLPVEQRDGMKNYISDVIVKLSSSEGSFRQERLYVNKLNIILVQILKHEWPARWRSFIPDLVTAAKTSETICENCMAILKLLSEEVFDFSRGEMTQHKIKELKQSLNSEFQLIHELCLYVLSASQRTELIRATLATLHAFLSWIPLGYIFESPLLETLLKFFPVPSYRNLTLQCLTEVAALNFGDFYNLQYVKMYNIFMVQLQTVLPTTTNIPDAYLNGSSDEQAFIQNLALFFTSFYKFHIRVLESTQENTAALLMGLEYLLSISYVDDTEVFKVCLDYWNSLVLELFEANHSLDNPAANANMMGLQMSMLPGMIDGHGTKLLQRRQLYAAPMSKLRLLMISRMAKPEEVLIVEDENGNIVRETLKDNDVLVQYKIMRETLIYLSHLDHDDTEKQMLKKLSKQLNGEDWTWNNLNTLCWAIGSISGSMMEDQENRFLVMVIRDLLNLCEITKGKDNKAVIASNIMYVVGQYPRFLRAHWKFLKTVVNKLFEFMHETHPGVQDMACDTFLKIVQKCKRKFVIVQVGESEPFVSELLTTLPTTIADLEPHQIHTFYESVGCMIQAESEVSKREEYLQRLMHLPNQKWTEIIGHARGSVDFLKDQDVIRTVLNILQTNTSAATALGTHFLSQITLIFLDMLNVYKMYSELISSNIAEGGPFASRTSYVKLLRSVKRETLKLIETFLDKAEDQPQIGKQFVPPMMDPVLGDYARNLPDARESEVLSLFATIINKYKGAMIDDVPRIFEAVFQCTLEMITKNFEDYPEHRLKFFSLLRAIATHCFRALILLSPEQLKLVMDSVMWAFRHTERNIAETGLNLLLEMLKNFQESEFCNQFFRSYFVVIVQEIFAVLTDTFHKPGFKLHVLVLQHLFCLVESGSLTEPLWDASTISYPYPNNGIFVREYTIKLLCGSFPNIPASEVTRFVNEGLFESKNDLSTFKNHIRDFLVQSKEFSAQDNKDLYAEEAAAQKERERQRMLSIPGLIAPNEIIQDEMLDS, from the exons ATGGCGGCGGAGAAGCTTAGGGATTTAAGTCACCCGATTGATGTTGCTTTACTTGATGCTACTGTTGCTGCCTTCTATGGCACCGGATCTAAAGAAGAG AGGACTGCTGCTGATCATATATTGAGGGAATTACAAAACAATCCAGATATGTGGCTTCAAGTTGTTCACATTTTATCCAATACACAGAGCATGAACACCAAATTCTTTTCTTTACAG GTTCTTGAGGGTGTTATCAAGTATAGATGGAATGTATTACCTGTTGAACAACGGGATGGAATGAAAAACTACATCTCTGATGTTATTGTAAAG ctTTCGAGCAGCGAGGGTTCTTTCCGCCAAGAAAGATTGTATGTTAACAAACTGAACATTATACTAGTTCAG ATTTTGAAACATGAGTGGCCAGCCAGGTGGCGAAGCTTCATTCCTGACCTGGTCACAGCAGCAAAAACCAGTGAAACAATTTGTGAGAATTGCATGGCGATACTGAAA CTTTTAAGTGAAGAGGTCTTTGATTTCTCAAGGGGTGAAATGACTCAACATAAAATCAAGGAGCTTAAGCAATCCCTCAACAG CGAGTTTCAACTCATACATGAATTATGCTTATATGTACTATCAGCATCTCAAAGAACAGAGCTAATCAGAGCTACATTAGCTACATTACATGCTTTCCTTTCATGGATTCCTTTAGGCTATATCTTTGAATCACCACTG CTGGAGACACTCCTCAAGTTTTTTCCTGTGCCATCATATCGTAATCTGACCCTTCAATGCTTGACAGAG GTTGCAGCCTTGAACTTTGGGGATTTCTACAACTTGCAGTATGTTAAAATGTATAACATATTCATGGTCCAGTTGCAG ACGGTTCTTCCAACTACTACAAACATACCAGATGCATATTTAAATGGCTCTAGCGATGAACAG GCATTCATTCAGAATCTGGCATTGTTTTTCACTTCATTTTACAAG TTTCACATCCGTGTACTGGAATCCACACAAGAGAACACTGCTGCACTTTTAATGGGCCTTGAATATCTCTTGAGCATTTCTTATGTTGATGATACAGAAGTTTTCAAG GTTTGCTTGGACTATTGGAATTCCTTGGTGCTAGAGCTTTTTGAGGCAAATCACAGTCTTGATAACCCTGCAGCAAATGCAAACATGATGGGACTGCAG ATGTCAATGCTTCCTGGTATGATTGATGGACATGGTACAAAACTATTGCAAAGAAGACAACTTTATGCTGCACCCATGTCAAAATTAAGACTGCTTATGATATCCCGCATGGCGAAACCCGAAGAGGTTCTAATTGTTGAAGATGAAAATGGGAACATTGTGCGAGAAACCTTAAAAGACAATGATGTCCTTGTTcaatacaagataatgagagaAACACTTATCTACTTGTCACATCTTGATCACGATGACACTGAAAAGCAGATGCTGAAAAAACTAAGCAAACAACTGAATGGCGAAGATTGGACATGGAACAACTTGAACACATTATGTTGGGCAATAGGATCCATATCCGGGTCCATGATGGAAGATCAGGAGAATAGGTTTCTTGTGATGGTTATTCGTGATCTACTAAATCTCTGTGAAATCACAAAAGGAAAAGACAACAAAGCTGTTATTGCAAGTAACATCAT GTATGTTGTGGGACAATATCCAAGATTCCTCAGGGCCCATTGGAAGTTCTTGAAAACTGTTGTGAACAAGttgtttgagttcatgcatgaaaCACACCCCGGTGTTCAGGATATGGCTTGCGATACATTTTTGAAAATTGTACAGAAATGCAAGCGCAAGTTTGTCATAGTACAG GTTGGGGAGAGTGAGCCATTTGTCTCAGAACTGCTTACCACCCTCCCAACAACCATTGCAGATCTTGAGCCACATCAGATACATACATTTTATGAATCT GTTGGTTGTATGATTCAAGCAGAATCGGAGGTGTCAAAGCGGGAGGAATATTTGCAAAGGCTGATGCATCTTCCGAATCAG AAATGGACGGAGATTATAGGACATGCACGTGGCAGTGTGGATTTCTTAAAAGATCAAGATGTGATTAGGACTGTGCTTAATATACTACAGACAAACACAAGTGCTGCCACTGCACTCGGGACACATtttctttctcaaataacacTCATCTTTTTGGACATGCTTAATGTCTACAA AATGTACAGTGAGCTTATATCATCCAACATTGCTGAAGGAGGGCCTTTTGCTTCTAGAACCTCCTATGTGAAACTTCTAAGGTCCGTGAAGAGGGAAACACTGAAGCTCATTGAGACTTTTCTTGATAAAGCTGAAGATCAACCACAAATAGGAAAGCAGTTTGTTCCACCAATGATGGATCCGGTTCTTGGTGATTATGCTAGAAATTTACCAGATGCCCGTGAATCAGAAGTTTTGTCTCTCTTTGCCACAATTATTAAcaa GTACAAGGGTGCTATGATTGATGATGTCCCACGTATATTTGAAGCTGTTTTCCAGTGCACACTAGAG ATGATAACCAAGAATTTTGAAGACTACCCTGAACACCGGCTCAAGTTTTTTTCATTACTTCGGGCCATTGCCACACATTGTTTCAGAGCTTTAATCTTGTTGTCGCCTGAG CAATTAAAGCTAGTTATGGATTCGGTGATGTGGGCTTTCCGACACACTGAAAGAAACATAGCCGAAACAGGGCTTAATTTGTTACTGGAGATGCTCAAGAACTTTCAG GAGTCGGAGTTCTGTAATCAATTCTTCCGATCATACTTTGTGGTGATTGTGCAAGAAATATTTGCGGTGTTGACAGATACATTCCATAAACCTGGTTTCAAGTTGCATGTTTTAGTGCTTCAGCACTTGTTCTGTCTg GTGGAATCTGGTTCGTTGACTGAACCTTTATGGGATGCCTCAACAATTTCATATCCTTATCCTAATAATGGAATATTTGTTCGGGAATATACCATTAAGCTTCTATGTGGCTCTTTCCCCAATATTCCAGCATCCGAG GTGACAAGGTTTGTGAACGAGGGGCTGTTTGAGTCAAAAAATGATCTATCTACATTCAAGAACCACATAAGGGACTTCCTTGTGCAATCTAAAGAATTTTCAGCACAG GATAACAAGGATCTATACGCAGAAGAAGCCGCAGCCCAGAAAGAAAGAGAAAGACAGCGGATGCTTAGCATTCCAGGATTAATTGCACCCAATGAAATAATACAAGATGAGATGCTTGAttcataa
- the LOC111903379 gene encoding altered inheritance rate of mitochondria protein 25 has protein sequence MNWIKKLQCVTQPKVIRAIVKKQQNGILVADKIPVFKETGLGKGNYGSRAIHNGSNLSRDFLVKLWVADAKMKKTHEKRKQKFIESAVKEERGFHGRSLTGDDGPKQLSTEPLESSSPEEAWIAPLLSRSNLLITRDIEWANLTLGFEQANRYAIVDVSNPHEPAGFIREESNVIMRQLLRLRRPFVATITDGFGNELFRVRRPFWWITSSIYAEVGGKEIGVVHRRWHLWRRVYDLYLGDEQFAVVENPGFWHWTFTLKGIHGEVLAEIDRDWRGFGYEVLTDAGQYVIRFESAATSHLSGKAREFKVARRLTLSERAVTVALAVSLDNDYFSRHGGWGLPFIAVAE, from the exons ATGAATTGGATAAAAAAGTTGCAGTGTGTGACTCAGCCAAAAGTCATTAGAGCTATAGTGAAGAAGCAACAGAATGGTATCCTTGTTGCTGATAAGATACCAGTATTCAAGGAAACTGGTTTGGGCAAAGGGAACTATGGTTCTAGAGCAATACACAATGGAAGTAACTTGAGTAGAGATTTTCTAGTAAAGCTGTGGGTTGCAGATGCTAAAATGAAAAAGACACATGAAAAAAGAAAGCAAAAGTTTATTGAGAGTGCAGTTAAAGAAGAAAGGGGTTTCCATGGCAGGTCTTTAACTGGGGATGATGGACCTAAACAATTATCCACAGAGCCTCTAGAATCTTCTTCCCCTGAGGAG GCTTGGATTGCACCTCTTCTTTCAAGATCTAATCTGCTCATTACAAGGGACATAGAGTGGGCCAACCTTACACTTGGCTTTGAACAG GCGAACAGATATGCAATAGTTGATGTCAGCAACCCGCATGAG cCTGCAGGTTTTATTCGTGAGGAGAGCAATGTGATTATGAGACAG TTGCTTCGTCTTAGAAGACCTTTTGTTGCTACTATAACCGATGGATTTGGTAACGAGCTGTTTAGG gtGAGAAGGCCCTTTTGGTGGATAACAAGCTCCATCTATGCAGAAGTAGGTGGAAAG GAAATTGGTGTGGTTCATAGAAGATGGCATCTTTGGAGGAGGGTTTATGATCTGTACTTGGG TGATGAGCAGTTTGCAGTGGTAGAGAATCCAGGTTTTTGGCACTGGACATTTACTTTAAAGGGGATTCATGGTGAGGTGTTGGCTGAGATTGACCGTGACTGGAGAGGTTTTGGTTATGAGGTGTTGACTGATGCTGGTCAATATGTCATCCGATTTGAAAGTGCTGCCACGTCACACCTGTCTGGAAAG gctAGAGAATTTAAGGTGGCGCGTCGATTGACATTGTCAGAGAGGGCGGTGACCGTTGCACTTGCTGTGTCTTTGGATAATGACTATTTTTCAAGACATGGAGGCTG GGGGCTTCCTTTTATTGCGGTTGCTGAATGA